A portion of the Cryptomeria japonica chromosome 5, Sugi_1.0, whole genome shotgun sequence genome contains these proteins:
- the LOC131028460 gene encoding TMV resistance protein N isoform X3 → MEEVFPPYHVFINHRGPDVKKTLASLIYHRLEGHGLRVFLDKQELQVGDSLTPAIKSAICSASVQIAIFSKTYAQSAWCLNELLWIFDSNSSKIIPIFYDIQPSDLRHVDKGAYARAFQEHRGKGRVTIQQLDSWMSALNKVSGVSGVVISTEEDDLGERLEEIVEIILKEVRREELDVGKYPVGLRQAAEHFEREVLNESEISGIKVVGIVGLGGSGKSTLVTHLYNSKRSQFHRCCFLSQVSKRDLPSLQQTLLGDLLCDHKSDFRDTLTGRSVLRDRLRRLRRVLIVFDDIENTEQIENLLFVKDVVGDGSLILVTSRDPTLLVSCNIEIYNVKLLDPEDAQELFCWHAFGHSEPVDDLQDMIEELVGMCSGFPLALKVLAGQLHNERDPRKWKRQLESLRERLPSKLLEQIVKNSYESLDMIEREAFLDIAHFLIGEDADLVERVLDGLNGSGSQCLQRLRLKCLVEFESADIILLRGKFESWRIGIWRRAKGSLIIRMHDLLRDLAIQIGRKESPLRLSGRNDTMIPPRLSDLIGNEFDVRGIRRDDAVWYPKLENPFSPSPLIREPQAPRPNKRSFFSDEDQLPLFLQSQNIGGLKLLAFQNSTLLQRFNSVSGDLIWFRWRDKYALIRSIPSTLLLKNLRVLEVHGVDAQDLCKMFDDHEPPSQLRELTVTCTRDNQMYSPWIAGRPTPAFKRILKTSYSLPSTVGFPKQGLPSETSDSLQAPNLFGSSETSDLLQPLIKFGRWFQAWLGKLNFKNMVKLVLQYIQGLKTLPIKFEEVRNLRHLDLSGCSDLEALPDSFTQELLQLQYLALTDCRKLILRSLGKISTLEYLDYEGCSMLIELPRGTEAQRSLKYLNALRTGLRKLTQDLQQLGNLEELHIGSSDLTELPSSLYTLSSLTDLTLFGCTNLLFIDNSIEKLVHLERFRIYNCEIGALPERIAWTNVKSFDVQRCPLYFNNLVIGVDSGSTPAGSSRATRSIDHNRSSCLTNLIIRNSHILGIDIPEAESLFPKLEIVDLSGNDYLREIGRLPGSLITLNLINCFSLRTLACFSTLAGLKVLDISGCVELETLNVEGLSSIEVIKADRCWKIQSIEGLEQLQKLSYFQISVHSLPRPSCTDIMLSFPEQLRKWRTLMKWIELHADLKVLKCGGFYRGIRCRFMRSRKVPFFYTL, encoded by the exons ATGGAAGAAGTGTTTCCACCTTATCATGTTTTTATTAATCACAGAGGACCTGATGTCAAGAAAACTCTTGCTAGTCTCATCTATCATCGTCTGGAAGGGCATGGATTGAGGGTGTTTCTCGACAAACAGGAATTGCAAGTAGGAGATTCCTTAACACCTGCAATTAAATCTGCCATTTGTAGTGCCTCTGTTCAGATCGCTATTTTCTCGAAAACATATGCACAATCTGCTTGGTGTTTGAATGAGCTGTTATGGATTTTCGATTCAAATTCTAGTAAGATCATCCCCATTTTTTATGACATCCAACCTTCAGATCTTCGCCATGTTGACAAGGGAGCATATGCCAGAGCCTTTCAGGAACACAGAGGGAAGGGCAGGGTTACCATACAACAACTGGACAGCTGGATGAGCGCCCTCAATAAAGTCTCTGGCGTTTCTGGCGTGGTGATTAGCACAGAGGAAGA TGACCTTGGAGAGCGTTTGGAAGAAATTGTGGAAATTATATTAAAAGAGGTGAGAAGGGAAGAACTGGACGTGGGTAAATACCCAGTGGGACTCCGTCAAGCGGCAGAGCATTTCGAAAGGGAGGTTTTGAATGAAAGTGAAATAAGTGGAATCAAGGTTGTGGGTATTGTAGGACTTGGTGGATCAGGCAAGTCAACTCTGGTTACTCATCTCTACAACTCCAAGCGTTCCCAATTCCACAGATGTTGTTTCTTGTCTCAGGTGAGCAAACGCGATTTACCCTCTCTGCAGCAAACTCTGCTTGGGGATCTGCTCTGTGATCACAAATCGGATTTTCGGGACACGCTTACAGGGAGGAGCGTGCTTCGAGATCGTCTACGACGGCTGAGACGTGTTCTGAttgtttttgatgatatagaaaatACAGAGCAAATAGAGAATCTGTTATTTGTGAAGGATGTTGTTGGAGATGGCAGTCTGATTTTGGTGACATCTAGAGACCCAACTTTGCTGGTCAGTTGTAATATAGAAATATACAATGTCAAATTATTAGATCCAGAAGATGCCCAAGAGTTGTTCTGTTGGCACGCTTTCGGGCACTCTGAACCAGTAGACGATTTGCAAGATATGATTGAAGAGTTGGTTGGAATGTGTAGTGGGTTTCCTTTGGCTTTGAAAGTTTTAGCGGGGCAGCTCCACAATGAACGTGATCCAAGGAAATGGAAGCGACAATTGGAAAGCCTTCGTGAACGACTGCCGAGTAAGTTATTAGAGCAGATAGTAAAGAATAGCTATGAATCTCTTGACATGATAGAGAGAGAGGCGTTTTTAGACATTGCCCATTTCTTAATTGGAGAAGACGCAGATCTGGTGGAGAGGGTTTTGGATGGACTGAATGGTAGCGGCTCTCAATGCCTTCAGAGGCTCCGTCTTAAATGCCTCGTGGAGTTTGAAAGTGCAGACATAATTCTTCTCAGG GGTAAATTCGAAAGTTGGAGGATAGGAATTTGGAGAAGAGCAAAGGGAAGCTTGATAATAAGAATGCACGATTTACTGAGGGACTTGGCAATACAAATCGGCAGAAAGGAGTCACCCCTTCGTCTTTCCGGCAGAAATGATACAATGATCCCCCCACGACTATCTGAT CTCATCGGCAATGAGTTCGATGTACGAGGAATTCGTAGAGATGACGCGGTATGGTACCCAAAGCTGGAGAACCCATTCTCCCCATCCCCGCTTATACGGGAACCACAAGCTCCACGTCCTAACAAGCGCTCCTTCTTTAGTGATGAGGATCAGTTGCCATTATTTTTGCAAAGTCAAAATATAGGCGGATTAAAACTTCTCGCCTTTCAAAATTCTACTCTTCTTCAGCGATTTAACAGTGTCTCCGGAGATTTGATATGGTTTCGCTGGCGTGACAAGTACGCTTTAATTCGTTCAATCCCTTCTACTCTCTTGCTCAAAAATTTAAGAGTGTTGGAAGTTCATGGTGTCGACGCTCAAGATCTCTGCAAAATGTTTGATGATCATGAG CCTCCTTCGCAACTGCGTGAGTTGACAGTCACTTGCACAAGAGACAATCAAATGTACAGTCCATGGATAGCTGGTCGTCCAACACCTGCTTTCAAGAGAATCTTAAAGACTTCATATTCACTTCCTTCAACAGTTGGTTTCCCAAAACAAGGGTTACCCTCAGAGACTTCAGATTCATTGCAAGCTCCAAATCTTTTTGGGAGTTCAGAGACTTCAGATTTATTGCAACCTCTAATAAAATTTGGACGGTGGTTTCAGGCCTGGTTAGGAAAGCTGAATTTCAAGAATATGGTTAAGCTAGTTTTACAATATATTCAAGGCCTGAAAACACTCCCAATTAAGTTTGAGGAAGTAAGAAACCTCAGGCATTTAGATCTTTCTGGCTGCAGCGATTTGGAGGCCTTGCCAGATTCTTTTACTCAAGAATTATTGCAACTTCAATATTTAGCATTGACAGATTGCAGGAAGCTCATTCTCCGAAGTTTGGGAAAAATCTCCACGCTTGAGTACCTCGACTATGAAGGTTGCTCTATGCTGATTGAATTGCCTAGGGGAACGGAGGCTCAAAGGTCCTTAAAGTATCTAAATGCGCTCCGTACTGGACTGAGGAAATTGACTCAGGATCTACAACAGCTGGGAAATCTGGAAGAACTACATATAGGGAGCTCAGATTTGACCGAGTTACCATCTTCTCTATATACTTTGAGTAGTTTAACAGACTTGACCTTGTTTGGATGCACAAATCTACTCTTTATTGACAACTCTATTGAAAAGTTGGTGCATTTGGAAAGGTTTAGAATATATAATTGTGAAATTGGAGCATTACCAGAAAGAATTGCATGGACGAATGTGAAAAGTTTTGATGTTCAAAGGTGTCCATTGTATTTCAATAACTTAGTGATAGGTGTAGATTCAGGAAGTACGCCAGCGGGTAGTTCTCGGGCCACTCGAAGCATCGATCACAATCGCTCAAGTTGTTTGACAAATCTGATTATAAGAAACAGCCACATTTTAGGGATAGATATTCCTGAAGCCGAAAGTCTTTTTCCCAAGCTTGAAATTGTTGATCTGTCCGGCAATGACTATTTGAGAGAGATTGGTAGGTTACCAGGCAGTTTGATAACCCTGAACCTGATAAACTGTTTTTCTTTGCGAACACTGGCATGCTTCTCTACTTTGGCAGGACTTAAAGTTCTTGATATAAGTGGATGTGTTGAACTAGAAACACTTAATGTGGAAGGTCTCAGCTCAATAGAAGTAATTAAAGCCGACAGGTGTTGGAAAATACAGAGCATTGAGGGCCTGGAGCAGTTGCAAAAGTTGTCTTATTTTCAGATATCAGTCCATAGTTTGCCCAGACCCAGTTGCACTGACATCATG CTGTCCTTTCCGGAACAACTTCGAAAATGGAGGACGTTGATGAAATG GATAGAATTGCACGCAGATTTGAAGGTGTTGAAGTGCGGAGGATTTTACAGAGGGATCCGTTGCAGATTCATGAGAAGCCGAAAGGTGCCATTTTTCTATACCTTATAA